The following proteins are encoded in a genomic region of Phragmites australis chromosome 9, lpPhrAust1.1, whole genome shotgun sequence:
- the LOC133928685 gene encoding transcription repressor OFP1-like produces MALEKLQPSTLHLKPKASNINFPTDHHHHHHRHHHSPTSRASAIIIEDDYLFQDLQLRPIRTRPTSIGSTSVHSTITSGTCPNSPRLRSRRLHVFSGCRGRTTSTSRRRSVTRRSFVVMKVSTDPPKDFRENMVEMIVENDKHALEDMQELLECYLSLNSREYHGVIMEVFRGIWLQIADAIVKDRIGREARSS; encoded by the coding sequence ATGGCACTTGAGAAGCTACAACCCTCCACTCTCCATCTTAAACCAAAGGCATCAAACATCAATTTCCCCacagatcatcatcatcaccaccaccgccaccatcaTTCGCCAACGTCAAGAGCAAGCGCCATCATCATCGAAGACGACTACTTGTTTCAAGACTTGCAACTACGTCCGATTCGCACCAGGCCAACATCAATCGGATCAACAAGTGTGCATAGCACGATTACAAGCGGTACGTGCCCGAACTCACCGAGGCTGAGGAGCAGAAGGTTACATGTTTTCAGTGGCTGTAGGGGCAGGACTACGAGTACTAGTCGCCGaagaagcgtcacgaggaggaGCTTCGTCGTCATGAAGGTGTCGACAGACCCGCCAAAGGACTTCAGAGAGAACATGGTGGAGATGATCGTCGAGAACGATAAGCACGCGCTGGAGGATATGCAGGAACTCCTGGAATGCTACTTGTCACTGAACTCGAGGGAGTACCATGGAGTTATCATGGAGGTGTTCAGGGGAATTTGGCTTCAGATTGCTGATGCCATTGTTAAGGATAGGATTGGACGAGAAGCTCGAAGCTCGTGA